The Methylomonas montana genome has a window encoding:
- a CDS encoding DUF2333 family protein has protein sequence MSDNSFALEDDAKSKGILWGFGTLIGIVVVVMLVLGEWWSREPEQFSVQDEAIERMNVTHTDQMPIGYVYANTLAHIADVILFKSGGYLSNDVAPPGLFCDNIQNFEYGALVMLRDGTTALRNHFARDQSQSAEDPDLAKAEPYFYYERNSWALPSTESEYVKGIESLHDYMTRLQNPSSTSKAAQFHSRADNLWQYTEVVIKRLGGLSTRLAASTDKFSGATHGDPSNPIDINMPTIGQTPWMEIDNVFYEARGSCWALLHILKAIKHDFSDILLDKRAMNTLDNMIQALENALSPTLSPVVLNGDGFGIFANYSLAMANYIARANAAALDLRDVMNRG, from the coding sequence ATGTCAGACAATTCATTCGCACTTGAAGACGACGCAAAGTCGAAGGGCATTCTCTGGGGCTTTGGTACGCTGATAGGCATCGTCGTCGTGGTCATGCTGGTACTGGGAGAATGGTGGAGCCGCGAACCAGAACAATTCAGCGTTCAGGATGAAGCAATCGAGCGCATGAACGTCACCCATACCGATCAAATGCCGATCGGCTATGTATATGCCAACACCCTGGCACATATCGCCGACGTGATACTGTTCAAATCCGGCGGCTATCTGTCCAATGACGTGGCCCCCCCCGGACTGTTCTGCGATAACATTCAAAACTTCGAGTACGGCGCACTAGTGATGCTACGCGACGGCACCACCGCCTTGCGGAACCACTTCGCCCGCGACCAGTCGCAATCCGCGGAAGATCCGGATTTGGCAAAAGCCGAGCCTTATTTTTACTACGAACGTAATTCGTGGGCACTACCGTCCACCGAGTCGGAATATGTCAAAGGCATCGAGTCGCTGCATGATTACATGACGCGCCTGCAAAACCCGTCTTCCACCTCCAAAGCGGCACAGTTTCACTCCAGGGCAGACAACCTGTGGCAATACACCGAGGTCGTGATTAAACGGCTGGGCGGTCTCTCCACGCGTTTGGCGGCCAGTACCGACAAGTTTTCTGGCGCCACTCACGGCGACCCCTCCAATCCGATCGACATCAACATGCCGACCATCGGCCAGACGCCTTGGATGGAGATCGATAACGTATTTTACGAAGCGCGCGGCTCCTGTTGGGCGCTTTTGCATATTCTGAAAGCCATCAAGCACGACTTTTCCGACATTTTGCTGGATAAGCGGGCGATGAACACCTTGGACAATATGATCCAGGCGCTGGAAAACGCCTTGTCGCCAACCCTTAGCCCGGTGGTTCTAAACGGCGACGGTTTCGGCATATTCGCTAACTACTCGCTGGCCATGGCTAACTATATTGCCCGCGCCAACGCCGCGGCGCTGGACTTGCGGGACGTGATGAACAGAGGTTAA
- a CDS encoding DUF4389 domain-containing protein, protein MQEQINENLKKIETWKRIIFMLIFAAIDSLVKLLLWLVILLQVGSVLFTGDANANILNFGRSLSTYHYHILLFLTFNTEQLPFPFSDWNETAKLELLDKQ, encoded by the coding sequence ATGCAGGAACAAATCAACGAAAACCTGAAAAAAATCGAGACCTGGAAGCGCATCATCTTCATGCTGATCTTCGCCGCCATCGACAGCCTGGTTAAGCTGTTGTTATGGCTGGTCATTCTGTTGCAGGTCGGTTCGGTGCTATTCACCGGCGACGCTAACGCCAACATCCTTAATTTTGGCCGCAGCCTGTCGACCTACCATTACCATATCTTGTTATTCTTGACCTTCAATACCGAACAACTGCCATTTCCGTTCTCCGATTGGAACGAAACCGCCAAATTGGAATTGCTCGACAAGCAGTAA
- a CDS encoding DUF5765 domain-containing protein codes for MCWSGEASGVLAAAGLTTAVYVAYKGESKELWIPLTYFALMELLQAATYVYINLCDNPNNQVLTLLGYLHIAFQPFFVNMVAMYFIPESVKLKIRTTVYTLCAISSLAMLIKMYPFAWAGECVPGTEGFCGAQTCSVSGAWHIAWQMPLNGLMSQPVTWLFGFNWGLHAFAYILAAFYLPLMYGSWRFVAFHYLIGPWISDVTTDDPNEYCAVWCLFSIALCVSVIKTPIRKHLHVKKWPFYQREVGDSL; via the coding sequence ATGTGTTGGAGTGGAGAAGCGTCAGGCGTTTTGGCTGCCGCCGGTTTAACGACCGCCGTTTATGTTGCGTACAAGGGCGAATCCAAGGAGCTATGGATTCCATTAACCTATTTTGCCTTGATGGAGCTGCTGCAAGCGGCAACTTATGTGTATATCAATTTATGTGATAACCCCAATAATCAGGTACTGACTTTGCTTGGTTATCTACATATCGCATTTCAACCGTTTTTCGTGAATATGGTGGCGATGTATTTCATCCCGGAAAGCGTCAAACTCAAAATCAGAACTACCGTTTATACCTTGTGCGCGATCAGCTCGCTGGCGATGTTGATCAAGATGTATCCGTTCGCTTGGGCCGGCGAGTGCGTGCCCGGCACTGAGGGTTTCTGCGGCGCGCAAACCTGTTCGGTGTCCGGCGCTTGGCACATAGCCTGGCAAATGCCTTTGAACGGTTTGATGTCTCAGCCTGTGACTTGGTTGTTTGGTTTTAACTGGGGTTTACATGCCTTCGCTTATATTTTGGCGGCGTTTTATTTGCCTCTGATGTACGGTTCCTGGCGTTTCGTGGCGTTTCACTATTTGATCGGGCCTTGGATTTCCGACGTCACCACCGACGATCCAAATGAATATTGCGCGGTTTGGTGCCTGTTCTCGATCGCGCTGTGTGTATCGGTGATTAAGACCCCGATCAGAAAGCATTTGCACGTCAAGAAATGGCCATTCTATCAACGCGAAGTGGGCGACAGCCTGTAA
- a CDS encoding YcgL domain-containing protein yields the protein MHCFIYKSLKKDELYLYLDKKDDFSALPEALFKSFGRLEFVMELHLTPQRKLAREDAGKIIASIRNKGFFVQMPPSLMPLPLAASSRQLH from the coding sequence ATGCATTGCTTTATCTATAAAAGTCTTAAAAAAGACGAACTGTACCTGTATCTGGATAAAAAAGACGATTTTTCCGCGCTACCGGAGGCTTTATTTAAAAGCTTCGGCCGTTTGGAATTCGTCATGGAGCTGCACTTAACGCCGCAGCGTAAACTCGCCAGAGAGGACGCCGGCAAAATCATCGCCAGCATCCGGAACAAAGGGTTTTTTGTGCAAATGCCGCCATCGCTCATGCCGTTGCCGCTAGCGGCAAGCAGCCGACAGCTACACTGA
- a CDS encoding class I SAM-dependent methyltransferase produces the protein MSETSSTPCNLCGSHNVTVLSNRSRSGTELRTVICEHCGLVWSDPFPHDPRQFYEEDYRLVYKNTYAPKAKHVLRAGRVALTRHEKIKHLLHKPQTMLDVGTGGGEFAYLLKSLGHDLHGIEPNKGYGQYSAAQYNLNLQFGFIQDAQFDENSFDVITIWHVLEHTEDPFLVLNKLRSLLKTDGVLVVEVPNIEAICQSPISTFHEAHLYNFNLATLRRMGEKAGLVEERHLFSEDGGNVTLFFKKTDASSQAADNWAIAGNAERISSIVRGHTNLRHYMRAAPYLRFLKRMSRSLFENRTVKGFDNNKSLLDQLYRGL, from the coding sequence ATGTCCGAAACCTCCTCAACGCCCTGCAATCTTTGCGGAAGCCATAATGTCACCGTTTTATCGAATCGTAGCCGGAGCGGCACGGAACTGCGCACCGTGATCTGCGAACATTGCGGATTGGTATGGAGCGACCCGTTTCCGCATGATCCTCGCCAGTTCTACGAGGAAGACTATCGATTGGTGTACAAAAACACTTACGCCCCCAAGGCCAAGCATGTGCTACGTGCCGGCCGTGTCGCCTTGACCCGACATGAAAAAATCAAGCATTTGCTGCACAAACCGCAAACCATGTTGGATGTCGGAACTGGCGGCGGCGAGTTTGCCTATCTGTTGAAATCATTGGGCCACGACTTGCACGGCATCGAGCCGAACAAGGGCTATGGCCAATATTCGGCGGCGCAGTACAATTTGAATTTGCAATTCGGTTTTATCCAAGACGCCCAGTTCGACGAGAACAGCTTCGATGTGATTACCATCTGGCATGTGCTGGAACATACCGAAGATCCGTTTTTGGTGCTGAACAAATTGCGTAGCTTGCTGAAAACGGACGGCGTGTTGGTGGTGGAAGTGCCAAATATCGAAGCCATTTGCCAATCGCCTATCAGCACTTTTCACGAGGCGCATTTATACAATTTCAATCTGGCCACACTGCGCAGAATGGGTGAAAAAGCCGGATTGGTCGAAGAGCGGCACCTGTTTTCCGAAGATGGCGGTAACGTGACCTTGTTTTTCAAAAAAACCGACGCGTCGAGCCAAGCTGCCGACAATTGGGCGATAGCCGGCAACGCCGAGCGGATTTCTTCTATCGTGCGTGGTCATACCAATTTGCGCCATTACATGCGGGCCGCGCCATATTTACGTTTCCTGAAACGCATGTCGCGCTCGCTGTTCGAAAACCGGACCGTGAAAGGTTTCGATAACAACAAAAGCTTGCTCGATCAACTGTACCGGGGATTGTAA
- the guaB gene encoding IMP dehydrogenase yields the protein MQIIQEALTFDDVLLVPAHSCVLPREVELKTQLTRKITLNIPLVSAAMDTVTEARLAIAIAQEGGIGIIHKNMTIEQQAAEVRRVKKYESGVIKDPITVSPSATVREVMELTRAKNISGVPVVDGEELVGIVTSRDLRFETRLDESIRSIMTPKEKLVTVHESFKHREVIDLLHKHRIEKVLVVNDAFHLRGMITVKDIQKAKDNPQACKDEQERLIVGAAVGTGTDTAERVAALVEAGVDVIIVDTAHGHSQGVLDKVRWVKQNFPRVQVIGGNIATAAAAKALVEAGADGVKVGIGPGSICTTRIVAGVGVPQITAVSNVADALRGTGVPLIADGGIRYSGDVAKALAAGAHAVMLGGLFAGTEEAPGEVELFQGRSYKSYRGMGSLGAMSQQQGSSDRYFQEDTEQVEKLVPEGIEGRVPYKGSVLAIIHQLLGGIRSSMGYTGNSTIALMHENAQFVRVTSAGMRESHVHDVTITKEAPNYHMN from the coding sequence ATGCAAATCATTCAAGAAGCTCTCACCTTTGATGATGTTTTATTAGTACCCGCCCATTCGTGCGTATTGCCGCGCGAAGTAGAATTAAAAACCCAATTGACCCGCAAAATCACGCTGAACATTCCGCTGGTATCGGCAGCGATGGATACCGTGACTGAAGCTCGACTGGCGATTGCGATTGCCCAGGAAGGCGGTATCGGTATCATTCATAAAAACATGACTATCGAGCAACAAGCCGCCGAAGTCAGACGCGTTAAAAAATACGAAAGCGGCGTGATCAAAGATCCGATCACCGTCTCGCCCAGCGCCACGGTTCGCGAAGTGATGGAACTGACCCGCGCCAAGAATATCTCCGGCGTGCCGGTCGTCGACGGCGAAGAGCTGGTTGGTATCGTCACCAGCCGCGACTTGCGCTTCGAAACCCGCCTGGACGAATCGATTCGTTCGATCATGACACCGAAGGAAAAACTGGTTACCGTCCACGAATCGTTCAAACATAGGGAAGTCATCGATTTACTGCACAAGCACCGCATCGAAAAAGTGCTGGTGGTGAACGACGCTTTCCATTTGCGCGGCATGATCACCGTCAAGGACATCCAAAAAGCCAAGGACAACCCGCAAGCCTGCAAGGACGAACAGGAAAGACTGATCGTCGGCGCGGCAGTCGGCACCGGAACCGACACCGCTGAACGGGTTGCCGCTTTGGTGGAAGCCGGCGTCGATGTGATTATCGTCGATACCGCCCACGGCCATTCCCAAGGCGTATTGGATAAAGTGCGTTGGGTGAAACAGAATTTTCCACGCGTCCAAGTCATCGGCGGCAATATCGCCACCGCTGCCGCCGCGAAAGCGCTGGTCGAAGCCGGCGCCGACGGCGTCAAGGTCGGTATCGGCCCCGGCTCGATTTGCACTACCCGCATCGTTGCCGGCGTCGGCGTACCGCAGATCACCGCAGTCAGCAATGTCGCTGATGCTCTGAGAGGCACCGGCGTACCGCTGATCGCCGACGGCGGTATCCGTTATTCCGGCGATGTCGCCAAAGCCTTGGCGGCCGGCGCCCATGCGGTGATGTTGGGCGGTTTGTTCGCCGGCACCGAGGAAGCGCCGGGCGAAGTGGAATTATTCCAGGGCCGCTCCTACAAATCCTATCGCGGCATGGGTTCGCTGGGCGCGATGTCGCAACAACAAGGTTCCAGCGACCGTTATTTTCAGGAAGATACCGAACAGGTCGAAAAACTGGTGCCGGAAGGCATCGAAGGCCGGGTGCCTTACAAAGGCAGTGTGCTGGCGATTATTCACCAATTGCTGGGCGGCATTCGCTCCAGCATGGGATACACAGGCAACAGCACCATCGCGTTGATGCACGAAAACGCCCAGTTCGTCCGTGTTACTAGTGCCGGCATGCGGGAAAGCCACGTCCACGATGTGACGATTACCAAGGAAGCGCCGAATTATCATATGAATTAA
- a CDS encoding CPBP family intramembrane glutamic endopeptidase encodes MENRPASEQFFKIACYFEGSLALVALALGWLANVYPFENLYFSEDGLAGGLLATLPLVLLFFAMQQLSYPPIQKIRDLLLETLGAGLAFRHWTDILVLAGIAGFAEEALFRGFLQPWLENHWGALVGLLLSNVLFALVHAVTPLYTLLAMLMGLYMGVMLDYGGERNLLVPMVIHAVYDFVAFVVILRDYRIRLNRSF; translated from the coding sequence ATGGAAAATCGCCCCGCTTCAGAACAATTTTTTAAGATTGCCTGTTACTTCGAAGGTTCATTGGCTTTGGTGGCCTTGGCGCTGGGTTGGTTGGCGAATGTCTATCCCTTCGAAAATCTGTATTTTTCGGAAGATGGCTTGGCCGGTGGCTTACTGGCTACCTTGCCCTTGGTGTTGCTGTTTTTTGCGATGCAACAATTGAGCTATCCGCCGATACAAAAAATTCGCGACTTGTTACTGGAAACCTTGGGTGCCGGTCTGGCATTTCGTCATTGGACCGATATATTGGTGTTGGCGGGCATTGCCGGGTTTGCCGAAGAAGCTTTGTTCCGCGGTTTCTTGCAACCATGGTTGGAAAACCATTGGGGCGCGCTGGTTGGCTTGTTGTTAAGCAATGTGTTGTTCGCGCTGGTGCATGCGGTCACGCCGCTATATACGCTATTGGCGATGTTGATGGGCTTGTACATGGGGGTCATGCTGGATTACGGCGGCGAACGCAATTTGCTGGTGCCGATGGTGATTCATGCGGTTTACGATTTTGTGGCTTTTGTTGTTATCCTTCGCGATTATCGTATCCGTCTTAACAGGAGTTTTTAA
- a CDS encoding NAD(P)H-dependent oxidoreductase, which yields MTINKQEILDAFGFRHACKEFDAERKIDADDFEFILEIARLSPSSFGLEPWQFLVVQNPDLREKLRQYTWGGQKQLPTASHVVLTLVRKSYFMRYDSEYLYRLMREVQKFPEDQAKTRTAVIEKFQRSDFNLLESERAITDWATRQTYLPLANMMTAAAMIGIDSCPIEGFERTDLERVLAEAADVNLEHWSVAYLLAFGYRKNPPARPKTRQERDAVVRWLD from the coding sequence ATGACTATCAATAAACAAGAAATTCTCGACGCTTTTGGGTTTCGCCACGCTTGCAAGGAATTCGACGCCGAGCGCAAAATCGACGCCGACGATTTCGAGTTTATTCTGGAAATAGCGCGCTTATCGCCCAGTTCCTTCGGTCTGGAGCCTTGGCAGTTTCTGGTGGTGCAGAATCCGGACTTGCGCGAGAAACTGCGTCAATACACCTGGGGTGGGCAAAAGCAACTGCCCACCGCCAGCCATGTCGTGCTGACGTTGGTCCGCAAGAGCTATTTCATGCGTTACGACAGCGAGTATCTGTATCGCCTGATGCGCGAAGTACAAAAGTTTCCCGAAGATCAGGCAAAAACCCGTACCGCAGTGATAGAGAAGTTTCAGCGTAGCGATTTTAATTTGCTGGAATCGGAGCGAGCGATCACCGACTGGGCGACTCGGCAGACTTATCTGCCGCTGGCCAATATGATGACCGCTGCGGCGATGATAGGCATCGATTCTTGCCCTATAGAAGGTTTCGAGCGCACAGATTTGGAGCGGGTGTTAGCGGAAGCAGCCGATGTCAATCTGGAACACTGGTCGGTCGCCTATCTGCTTGCCTTTGGCTACCGGAAGAATCCGCCAGCGCGGCCGAAAACCCGGCAGGAACGTGACGCGGTGGTGCGCTGGCTGGATTAG
- a CDS encoding addiction module protein, with protein MDSQETIDEIWVAEAENRLRAYREGRLEVVPMEEIFEES; from the coding sequence ATGGACAGCCAAGAAACTATCGATGAGATTTGGGTGGCAGAAGCCGAAAATAGGCTCAGGGCCTATCGTGAAGGGCGTTTGGAAGTTGTGCCAATGGAGGAAATATTCGAAGAATCATAA
- the mutY gene encoding A/G-specific adenine glycosylase, with amino-acid sequence MPPEQFQQQLLAWFDLYGRKDLPWQQDINPYRVWVSEIMLQQTQVASVIGYFYKFMSRFPSIQDLAEAELDEVLQHWAGLGYYARARNLHKTAQIVAANQGRFPQTVEELSGLPGIGRSTAGAILSIACGQSQPILDGNVKRVLARFHAMYGWPGDNKVAAELWQIAEKYTPTQRTGDYTQAMMDLGATLCTRSKPLCEICPVATGCQAKQQGLVKQLPESKPRKDLPVKQLYFLLLRDGENRILLEKRPPVGIWGGLWSLPEFADLQAFQDWCRQGDYRIDISQTLPSQRHSFSHYHLDYTPLLAKLENPINNVMEGERAVWYKTGEIDTLGLPAPIKRLLTTLHRGSL; translated from the coding sequence ATGCCCCCCGAACAATTCCAACAGCAACTCCTAGCCTGGTTTGATCTGTACGGCAGGAAAGACTTGCCCTGGCAACAGGACATCAATCCCTACCGGGTCTGGGTATCGGAGATCATGTTGCAACAGACTCAAGTTGCCAGCGTGATCGGCTATTTCTATAAGTTCATGTCCCGCTTCCCGAGCATACAAGATTTGGCCGAAGCCGAGCTGGACGAGGTGTTGCAACATTGGGCTGGTTTAGGCTATTACGCCCGCGCCCGCAATCTGCACAAAACCGCGCAAATCGTCGCCGCCAACCAAGGCCGGTTTCCGCAAACCGTGGAAGAACTCAGCGGCTTGCCCGGCATCGGCCGCTCTACCGCCGGGGCGATACTCAGCATCGCTTGCGGCCAGAGTCAGCCGATATTGGACGGTAACGTCAAACGGGTTTTGGCGCGATTCCACGCCATGTACGGCTGGCCTGGCGACAACAAGGTTGCCGCCGAACTTTGGCAAATCGCCGAGAAATACACACCGACACAACGGACCGGCGACTACACGCAGGCGATGATGGATCTGGGGGCGACGCTCTGTACGCGCAGCAAGCCGCTTTGCGAAATTTGTCCGGTCGCCACCGGCTGTCAGGCCAAGCAACAAGGCTTGGTGAAACAATTGCCCGAATCCAAGCCCCGCAAGGATTTACCGGTCAAACAACTGTATTTTTTGTTGCTAAGGGACGGCGAAAACCGGATATTGCTGGAGAAGCGGCCACCGGTCGGTATCTGGGGCGGCTTATGGAGCTTGCCGGAATTTGCCGATCTACAGGCTTTTCAGGATTGGTGCCGGCAAGGCGATTACCGTATCGATATTTCACAAACCTTGCCCAGTCAGCGTCACAGTTTTTCCCATTATCACCTGGACTACACGCCGCTATTGGCGAAATTGGAAAACCCCATAAACAATGTGATGGAAGGCGAGCGGGCGGTTTGGTATAAAACCGGCGAGATCGATACTTTAGGACTGCCGGCGCCGATCAAGCGTCTGCTCACAACATTACACAGAGGTTCACTATGA
- a CDS encoding C40 family peptidase, whose product MSIFRTHCRTFLLLSQLLAAVLISQLTGCASNEKTPITALPAAEGGNQIAASEALQLQGKPYVYGGESPSQGFDCSGLVYYVYNRQGVRLPRDTQSLARQLPAVQPEQRQPGDLLFFTTDRPFSHVGIYVGDEHFVHAPSAHTGRVMVSDLRQPYWRERFIGVRRPQARYSLSLNDIDKTSCRLN is encoded by the coding sequence ATGTCCATTTTTCGCACTCACTGCCGAACTTTTTTACTGCTGAGTCAGTTGTTGGCGGCTGTGTTAATTAGCCAGCTTACCGGCTGCGCCAGTAACGAAAAAACACCTATTACAGCCTTACCCGCAGCCGAGGGCGGCAACCAGATTGCCGCTAGCGAAGCGCTGCAATTGCAGGGTAAACCTTATGTGTACGGCGGGGAATCGCCCAGCCAGGGCTTCGATTGCAGCGGTTTAGTGTACTACGTCTATAACCGCCAGGGGGTGCGTTTACCGCGAGACACTCAGTCCTTAGCCAGGCAATTGCCGGCGGTGCAACCCGAGCAGCGCCAACCCGGCGACCTGTTGTTTTTCACTACCGACCGGCCGTTTTCGCATGTCGGTATTTATGTCGGCGACGAACATTTCGTGCATGCTCCCAGCGCTCACACCGGCCGGGTGATGGTGTCGGATTTAAGGCAGCCCTATTGGCGGGAGCGCTTCATTGGCGTCCGCCGCCCACAAGCACGATATTCGCTATCCCTGAACGATATCGACAAGACCAGCTGCCGGCTGAACTAA
- the dinB gene encoding DNA polymerase IV — MEPAPRKIIHIDMDAFYAAVEQRDHPQYRHKPIIVGGKPDSRGVVATCSYEARQFGIHSAMPSSHAYRLCPQAIFVKPRFEIYKEASEMIRGIFARYCQHFEPLSLDEAYLDVSDNELYQGSATLLAKHIKLEIRRQTQLVASAGISYNKFLAKIASDLGKPDGLYLIPPEQGAEFVEKLAIGKFHGIGRATEQKMHDLGITTGKDLKQMPLAELQRHFGKAAQHYYDIARGIDQRPVNSDRARKSVGIETTFDNDIADLPTILRHLQDLLQKALLRLAEKQMTAYTLTIKIKYQNFVQITRGRTLAEPIGDSPTTRLLLAELLKNTGVGASKVRLLGVTLSGLKRSDTVTRYRQLDLFSSL; from the coding sequence ATGGAGCCGGCGCCGCGTAAAATCATCCACATCGACATGGATGCATTTTATGCCGCGGTCGAACAGCGCGACCATCCCCAATACCGTCATAAGCCCATTATCGTCGGCGGCAAACCCGATTCCCGCGGCGTCGTTGCTACTTGCAGCTACGAAGCTCGCCAGTTCGGCATACACTCGGCCATGCCTTCTTCTCATGCCTATCGGCTATGCCCGCAAGCCATTTTCGTCAAGCCGCGTTTTGAGATTTACAAGGAAGCGTCGGAGATGATCCGTGGTATTTTTGCCCGTTATTGCCAGCATTTCGAACCCTTGTCGCTGGACGAAGCTTATCTCGACGTCAGCGATAACGAGCTTTACCAAGGCTCCGCGACTTTGCTGGCCAAGCACATCAAACTAGAGATACGCCGGCAAACCCAGTTAGTTGCATCCGCCGGCATTTCCTACAATAAATTTCTGGCCAAAATCGCCTCCGACCTCGGCAAGCCGGACGGCTTGTATCTGATTCCCCCCGAGCAAGGCGCAGAATTCGTCGAAAAGCTGGCTATCGGTAAATTTCACGGCATCGGCCGCGCAACCGAGCAGAAAATGCACGATTTGGGCATCACGACCGGCAAGGATTTAAAACAGATGCCGCTAGCAGAGTTGCAAAGGCATTTCGGCAAAGCCGCGCAACACTATTACGATATCGCACGGGGTATCGACCAACGTCCAGTCAATTCGGATCGGGCACGCAAATCGGTGGGCATCGAGACCACTTTCGACAACGACATCGCTGACTTGCCGACAATACTTCGCCACTTGCAAGATTTGTTGCAAAAAGCCCTGCTCAGACTGGCCGAGAAGCAGATGACGGCTTATACGCTCACCATCAAAATCAAATACCAAAATTTTGTGCAGATTACCCGTGGCCGTACCCTGGCGGAACCTATCGGCGACAGTCCGACCACTAGACTGTTACTGGCCGAACTGCTGAAAAACACCGGAGTCGGCGCCAGTAAAGTTCGACTGCTGGGCGTGACACTGTCCGGCCTGAAGCGCAGCGACACCGTGACACGCTATCGGCAATTGGATTTATTCTCGTCGCTTTGA
- the guaA gene encoding glutamine-hydrolyzing GMP synthase — MSSPTNIHSDKILILDFGSQYTQLIARRIREIGVYCEIYSCDCSSDEIKNFAPKGIILSGGPETVTSSDTPRAPQIVFELGIPVLGICYGMQTMAEQLGGKVESSDHREFGYAQIRARSHSKLLLNIEDHTSPEGYGLLDVWMSHGDRVVELPTGFKLIASSDGAPIAGIADEDKNFYALQFHPEVTHTKQGGRILSRFVLEICDCQALWNASNIIEDSIKAVREKVGSDQVILGLSGGVDSSVVAALLHKAIGEQLTCVFVDTGLLRLHEGDQVMAMFAQHMGIKVIRVDAEARYLGALAGVNDPEAKRKIIGGLFVEIFDEEAGKLTDAKWLAQGTIYPDVIESAGAKSGKAHLIKSHHNVGGLPENMTLKLVEPLRELFKDEVRKLGLELGLPADMIFRHPFPGPGLGVRILGEVKKQYADLLRQADAIFIEELYRHDLYDKVSQAFAVFLPVKSVGVMGDGRKYDYVVAIRAVETIDFMTARWAHLPYDFLDLISRRIINEVAGISRVTYDISGKPPATIEWE; from the coding sequence ATGTCATCCCCCACCAATATCCATTCCGACAAAATCCTGATTCTCGACTTCGGCTCGCAATACACGCAATTAATTGCCCGCCGCATCCGCGAAATTGGCGTTTATTGCGAAATCTATTCCTGCGATTGCAGCAGCGACGAAATCAAAAACTTCGCCCCAAAAGGTATTATCCTGTCCGGCGGCCCGGAAACCGTGACCAGCAGTGACACCCCGCGTGCGCCGCAAATCGTTTTCGAACTGGGCATTCCGGTATTGGGTATTTGCTACGGCATGCAAACCATGGCCGAGCAATTGGGCGGCAAGGTGGAATCTTCCGATCACCGAGAATTCGGCTATGCGCAGATTCGCGCCCGCAGCCATTCCAAACTGTTGTTGAACATCGAAGACCATACTTCTCCAGAAGGTTACGGCTTGCTGGACGTCTGGATGAGCCACGGCGACCGCGTCGTCGAACTGCCGACCGGTTTTAAACTGATTGCCAGTTCCGACGGCGCGCCAATCGCCGGCATCGCTGACGAAGACAAAAATTTCTATGCGCTGCAATTCCATCCGGAAGTGACCCACACCAAACAGGGCGGCCGAATTTTGAGCCGTTTTGTGTTGGAAATCTGCGATTGTCAGGCATTGTGGAACGCCAGCAATATCATCGAAGACAGCATCAAGGCCGTCCGCGAAAAAGTCGGCAGCGACCAAGTCATTTTGGGTTTGTCCGGCGGGGTCGATTCCTCGGTGGTTGCGGCGCTATTGCACAAAGCCATCGGCGAGCAATTAACTTGCGTGTTTGTCGACACCGGTCTGCTGCGCTTGCATGAAGGCGACCAAGTGATGGCAATGTTTGCCCAGCACATGGGCATCAAGGTGATTCGTGTCGATGCTGAAGCCCGATACTTGGGAGCGCTAGCCGGCGTCAACGATCCTGAAGCCAAACGTAAAATCATCGGCGGACTGTTCGTGGAAATCTTTGACGAAGAAGCTGGCAAACTGACCGATGCCAAATGGCTGGCGCAAGGCACCATCTACCCGGACGTGATCGAATCGGCCGGCGCTAAGAGCGGCAAGGCCCATCTGATCAAGTCGCATCACAATGTCGGCGGCCTGCCGGAGAACATGACGCTGAAATTGGTAGAGCCGTTACGCGAACTGTTCAAGGACGAAGTCCGCAAGCTAGGTTTGGAGCTGGGCCTGCCGGCCGACATGATCTTCCGCCACCCTTTTCCCGGGCCGGGCCTGGGTGTACGCATCCTTGGCGAAGTCAAAAAACAATACGCCGACTTATTGCGCCAAGCCGACGCGATATTCATCGAGGAATTGTACCGCCATGATCTCTACGATAAAGTCAGCCAGGCCTTTGCCGTGTTCCTGCCGGTTAAATCGGTCGGCGTGATGGGTGACGGCCGAAAATACGACTACGTCGTCGCGATCCGCGCGGTGGAAACCATCGATTTCATGACCGCGCGCTGGGCACATCTGCCTTATGATTTCCTGGACTTGATCTCAAGACGCATCATCAACGAAGTGGCTGGTATTTCCCGGGTAACTTACGACATATCCGGCAAGCCGCCGGCTACGATTGAGTGGGAATAG